The DNA segment GATTCGGGTTCGATTCCGGTTGCGGAACTCGACGGGGGGCTGGACCTACAGGCAACGCTTGAGAGCGGACAGACGTTCCTCTGGCGGCGCCCCGACGAGCGGATGTACGCGGACGCCGACCCCTCCGGCGGGTCGGCGTGGTACCACACGGTGGCCGACGGCGAGGTGGTGCGGGTCCGCCAACGCGACGGCCTGCTGGAGTGGGAGGCGACGACCGACGCCGAATCACTGCTGGTCGACCGCCTGCGCCTGGACGACGACCTCCCGGAAATCTTCGATCGAATCCCCGACGATCGACTGCTGGCGGAAGCCCGCGAGCGTTACCCCGGACTCCGCATCGTCAACGACCCCTTCTTCCCGTGTCTGGTTTCGTTCATCTGCTCGGCCCAGATGCGGGTCGAGCGCATCCACGAGATGCAGACAGCGCTCGCCCGGGAGTTCGGCGAAACCGTCGCGTTCGACGGTCGAACGTACCACCGGTTCCCGACGCCCGAGCGACTCGCGGCCACCACCGAGGCCGAACTCCGCGAGTTAGGATTGGGCTACCGCGCGCCCTACGTGCAACGCTCGGCGGAACTGCTGGCCACCGGCGAGGTCGACGAGTCGGACGTCCGCGACCTCCCCTACCAGGAGGCCCGCGAGGCGGTTCAGGCGTTCGTCGGCGTCGGCGACAAGGTGGCGGACTGCGTGCTGATGTTCTCGCTGGGCTACCTGGAGGCGGTGCCACTCGACACCTGGATTCGGACCGCCATCGAGGAGTACTACCCCCACT comes from the Halorussus vallis genome and includes:
- a CDS encoding DNA-3-methyladenine glycosylase family protein gives rise to the protein MDSGSIPVAELDGGLDLQATLESGQTFLWRRPDERMYADADPSGGSAWYHTVADGEVVRVRQRDGLLEWEATTDAESLLVDRLRLDDDLPEIFDRIPDDRLLAEARERYPGLRIVNDPFFPCLVSFICSAQMRVERIHEMQTALAREFGETVAFDGRTYHRFPTPERLAATTEAELRELGLGYRAPYVQRSAELLATGEVDESDVRDLPYQEAREAVQAFVGVGDKVADCVLMFSLGYLEAVPLDTWIRTAIEEYYPHCEKGSYAETSDAIRAEFGGEYAGYAQTYVFHYLRNR